A section of the Tenrec ecaudatus isolate mTenEca1 chromosome 15, mTenEca1.hap1, whole genome shotgun sequence genome encodes:
- the LOC142427778 gene encoding ferritin light chain-like: MSSQIRQNYSANAEAGVNRLVNLHLQASYTYLSLGFFFDRDNVALEGVGHFFRELAKEKREGAERLLKLQNQRGGCVLLQDVQKPSQDERGRTLAAMEAALTLEKKLNQALLDLHAAGSTHTDPLLCDFLENHFLDKEVKLLKKMGDHLTNLCRVASPQAGLGVYLF; the protein is encoded by the coding sequence ATGAGCTCTCAGATCCGTCAGAATTATTCCGCCAACGCGGAGGCCGGCGTCAACCGTCTGGTCAACCTGCACctgcaggcctcttacacctacctctctctgggcttcttttTCGACCGAGACAATGTGGCCTTGGAAGGCGTGGGGCACTTCTTCCGCGAGCTGGCGAAGGAGAAGCGTGAGGGGGCCGAACGTCTCTTGAAGCTGCAGAACCAGCGCGGCGGCTGCGTCCTCTTACAGGATGTGCAGAAGCCGTCTCAAGATGAGCGGGGTCGAACCCTGGCCGCCATGGAAGCTGCCCTAACCCTGGAGAAAAAACTCAACCAGGCTCTTCTGGACCTGCATGCCGCGGGGTCCACTCACACCGACCCTCttctctgtgactttctggagaaccacttcctggacaaggaggtgaaactcctcaagaagatgggcgaCCACCTGACCAACCTCTGTAGGGTGGCCAGCCCCCAGGCCGGGCTGGGCGTGTATCTCTTCTAG